From the Ruminiclostridium josui JCM 17888 genome, one window contains:
- the recN gene encoding DNA repair protein RecN has product MLLQLDIQNIALIDKISLEIAPGLNVLTGETGAGKSILIDSINAVLGERVNRDIIRNGKEKAFIEAVFEYDSTYINEILDELGIEHEDGSLILSREISLSGKNACRINGRLVNVSVLKQVGQLLLDIHGQHDNQSLLKTESHIELLDAFGGEAIQKVKSEYHSLFEEYKSIKSKLKGIVGDKGEIERRMDMLKFQIDEIKNAKLKEGEDEELLKRRQLLANSEKIMNSIHSSYELLSDGGNTGNSALYNINKALSELTAVQKYDEGLIPLSEKLESVVYQLEDICEELRARRDEDDFDPNELSVIEERLDIITRVKRKYGSGILEALDFLKKSQIEYDELLQSESLAEDLKKQLVSIIKKLQEIAAKLHSQREKAALVLESNITAELENLEMKNARFKVNIVIDEAKNNFTKNGLDNVEFLISSNVGEPLKPLSKIASGGEMSRIMLAIKTILANVDEIPTLIFDEIDTGISGKAAQKVGEKLSYISRTHQVICVTHLSQLACMADNHLYIEKNSNGENTYTTVRILDKKGRIQEIARIIGGSDITSIAYKHAEELLLAAENFKKK; this is encoded by the coding sequence ATGCTGTTACAGCTGGATATCCAGAATATTGCACTTATTGATAAGATAAGTCTTGAAATTGCGCCAGGGTTAAATGTATTAACTGGTGAAACTGGTGCAGGAAAGTCCATTCTTATTGATTCAATAAATGCTGTCCTAGGAGAACGTGTAAACAGGGACATAATTAGAAATGGTAAAGAAAAGGCATTTATTGAAGCTGTGTTCGAATATGACAGTACATATATAAATGAAATTTTGGATGAACTGGGTATCGAACATGAGGATGGCAGCTTAATTCTATCAAGGGAAATAAGCTTAAGCGGAAAGAATGCATGCCGAATAAATGGAAGACTGGTGAATGTTTCTGTACTCAAACAGGTAGGACAACTTCTTTTGGATATCCACGGTCAGCACGACAATCAATCATTGCTTAAAACAGAATCACATATTGAATTGCTGGATGCTTTTGGCGGAGAAGCTATTCAAAAAGTTAAGTCTGAATATCACAGTCTCTTTGAGGAATACAAATCAATAAAATCAAAACTTAAAGGCATTGTCGGAGATAAAGGTGAAATTGAGCGCAGGATGGATATGCTTAAATTTCAGATTGATGAAATAAAAAATGCCAAACTCAAGGAAGGCGAGGACGAAGAACTATTAAAAAGAAGACAATTACTGGCTAATTCTGAGAAAATAATGAATTCTATACATAGTTCTTATGAATTGCTCAGTGATGGAGGAAACACTGGTAATTCAGCTTTATACAATATTAACAAGGCACTTTCAGAGCTTACAGCTGTTCAGAAGTACGATGAAGGGCTCATTCCTTTGTCTGAAAAACTGGAATCCGTTGTTTACCAGCTTGAGGATATTTGTGAAGAGTTGAGAGCAAGAAGGGATGAAGATGATTTTGACCCAAATGAACTGTCCGTAATAGAAGAAAGACTTGATATTATTACTAGAGTAAAGAGAAAGTATGGCTCAGGCATTTTGGAGGCCTTGGATTTTCTTAAGAAATCTCAGATTGAATATGACGAATTACTTCAAAGTGAAAGCCTTGCTGAAGATTTAAAAAAACAGCTGGTATCCATAATTAAAAAATTACAAGAAATAGCTGCTAAACTGCATTCTCAGAGGGAAAAGGCTGCTCTGGTTCTTGAAAGTAATATAACCGCTGAACTTGAAAATCTTGAAATGAAAAATGCCCGTTTTAAAGTTAATATTGTAATAGATGAAGCAAAGAATAATTTTACTAAAAATGGTTTGGATAATGTGGAATTTCTGATTTCAAGTAATGTGGGAGAACCTTTGAAACCCCTTAGCAAAATAGCTTCAGGTGGTGAAATGTCAAGAATTATGCTTGCCATAAAAACAATTCTTGCTAATGTGGATGAAATCCCAACACTTATATTTGATGAAATTGATACTGGAATCAGCGGAAAAGCAGCTCAAAAGGTTGGAGAAAAGCTGTCCTACATATCGAGAACCCACCAGGTTATATGTGTAACCCACTTGTCCCAGTTGGCTTGTATGGCTGATAATCACCTTTATATTGAAAAAAATTCAAACGGTGAAAATACATATACAACTGTAAGAATTTTGGATAAAAAAGGCCGTATACAGGAAATAGCAAGAATAATAGGTGGTTCTGACATAACATCCATTGCTTATAAGCATGCGGAAGAATTACTTCTTGCTGCTGAAAATTTTAAGAAAAAATAA
- a CDS encoding SpoIVB peptidase S55 domain-containing protein translates to MHYIKSNKKKLFVLLFVCFCVITLSYLQAFSVIPEKLILLEGEEYIYNFKSFYFVNIKADNRAVLKLNNADIKVQGNYLELISPLSFKTQKRGSVKLNFKAFGVIPLKTMQVDIIPSKKLAACGNTIGVKIRMDGILVIGLSEVDKADGSKSAPAKDGGIKTGDIIYEVNNKKMLCIKDLINQIDNSKGDKLTIKFKRGNELMTTTINPIEGVNDKKYHIGLWVRDSTAGIGTMTFYDPETHGFGALGHGITDADTGTLMPVNSGEVMESNIISVRKGEQGTPGELKGIFMENKPPMGKIFANAECGIYGQMFEDFHVDKNRLYPIGLRGQVKVGPAT, encoded by the coding sequence ATGCACTATATCAAATCAAATAAGAAAAAGCTGTTTGTATTATTATTTGTTTGTTTTTGTGTTATTACACTCAGTTACTTGCAGGCATTTTCCGTAATTCCAGAAAAACTAATTCTTCTGGAAGGTGAGGAGTATATTTACAATTTTAAAAGCTTCTATTTTGTAAATATAAAGGCTGATAACAGAGCAGTTTTAAAACTTAATAATGCGGATATTAAAGTTCAGGGGAATTACTTGGAATTAATATCGCCCCTTTCTTTTAAAACACAAAAGAGAGGCTCGGTGAAGCTTAATTTCAAAGCTTTTGGAGTTATACCATTAAAGACTATGCAAGTAGACATAATTCCTAGCAAAAAGCTTGCTGCATGCGGAAATACTATAGGTGTAAAAATTAGAATGGATGGGATTTTAGTAATCGGTCTTAGTGAAGTTGATAAGGCTGACGGTTCTAAATCTGCACCTGCCAAGGACGGAGGGATAAAGACTGGAGATATCATTTATGAAGTAAATAACAAAAAGATGTTATGTATTAAAGATTTGATTAATCAGATTGATAACAGTAAAGGAGACAAGCTGACAATTAAATTCAAACGAGGAAATGAATTAATGACTACTACCATTAATCCAATTGAAGGCGTAAATGATAAGAAATATCATATTGGATTATGGGTAAGAGACAGCACAGCGGGTATAGGAACAATGACATTTTATGATCCTGAAACTCATGGATTTGGTGCACTGGGGCATGGAATAACAGATGCTGACACAGGAACATTAATGCCTGTTAATAGCGGAGAAGTAATGGAATCAAACATTATTTCGGTAAGAAAAGGTGAGCAGGGAACACCTGGAGAGCTTAAAGGTATATTTATGGAAAACAAGCCTCCAATGGGGAAAATATTTGCAAATGCAGAATGCGGAATATATGGACAGATGTTTGAAGATTTTCATGTTGACAAAAACCGATTATATCCAATAGGTCTGCGAGGACAAGTAAAAGTTGGACCAGCAACAA